From a single Candidatus Methylarchaceae archaeon HK02M2 genomic region:
- a CDS encoding glycosyltransferase family 4 protein: MKVLILSWEYDEYIKSHIENLISKLPNNCKVYILHTADVEYINHRENKIHQGLVTDIKTNLHIITSVFSSLGDYARAISRIKYEVFDFDIIHAHDWMSGIPSIIAKLAYIKPFVLTFYRLGAKNNDKNLISLSIEGFERYLCNQADALILHDKVMRKYIFEAYGIPWEKIYVTPEWDGIVDIYKEVLEK, encoded by the coding sequence ATGAAGGTATTGATACTCTCATGGGAGTATGATGAATATATAAAATCTCATATCGAGAATCTTATAAGCAAACTTCCTAATAATTGTAAAGTATATATCCTTCATACTGCTGATGTCGAGTACATCAATCATAGAGAGAATAAAATTCATCAAGGTTTAGTGACTGATATTAAAACCAATTTGCACATTATCACATCGGTATTTTCTAGCTTGGGAGATTATGCAAGGGCCATATCAAGGATTAAATATGAAGTATTTGATTTCGACATTATACATGCACATGATTGGATGTCAGGCATACCTTCCATCATAGCAAAATTGGCTTATATTAAGCCTTTTGTACTTACATTTTATAGATTAGGGGCAAAAAATAATGATAAAAATCTCATTTCTCTATCAATAGAAGGTTTTGAGCGCTATTTATGTAATCAGGCAGATGCCTTAATCTTACACGATAAAGTAATGCGTAAATATATTTTTGAAGCGTATGGAATACCTTGGGAGAAGATATACGTTACACCAGAGTGGGATGGTATTGTAGATATATACAAAGAGGTTTTAGAGAAGTGA
- a CDS encoding glycosyltransferase family 4 protein, with amino-acid sequence MKVLMISWEYPPRIVGGLARHVFWLSKELGNIGVEITIVSLDHPLAPMFEKQGKNTIVRCLSYRFPSPDFITWVYQFNCWMLEKILTELRNDYDIIHVHDWLTAPIGLTLKHIFRKPLVVTIHSTEYGRRTGIHNDFQKHIHEIEWKEVFEAWKTIVCSEYMKKEVIAAFNVPLNKLSVIPNGVNPVSLDQKANIIEARSRYAEPWENIVLYVGRMVFEKGVHILVESARQLLSRRWDVKFILVGEGPLRANLTNSIEKIGLGNKFYFPGFLTDEEVKVLYNICDIAVFPSLYEPFGIVALEAMSAGKTVIASDTGGLSDIIVHGFNGLKVSPSSSIDLEKAIDYLLNHPKERSRMGHNGLNTVYEKFSWKSIARHTKKIYQRVLEEYNKGSWKPN; translated from the coding sequence GTGAAGGTGCTGATGATCTCATGGGAGTATCCTCCTAGGATTGTAGGAGGTCTAGCTCGTCATGTATTTTGGCTTTCTAAAGAGCTTGGGAACATAGGTGTTGAAATCACCATAGTTTCATTAGACCACCCTTTAGCACCCATGTTTGAGAAGCAAGGGAAAAATACAATCGTTAGGTGTTTGAGCTACCGTTTCCCATCTCCGGACTTTATTACTTGGGTGTATCAGTTTAATTGCTGGATGTTAGAAAAAATTTTAACAGAATTAAGGAATGACTACGATATAATACATGTTCACGATTGGCTTACAGCACCTATTGGTTTAACCCTAAAGCATATCTTTAGAAAACCTCTTGTAGTTACGATTCACTCAACTGAATATGGTAGGCGCACTGGTATACACAATGACTTCCAGAAGCATATTCATGAAATAGAGTGGAAGGAGGTATTCGAAGCTTGGAAGACAATCGTCTGTAGTGAATATATGAAGAAGGAAGTTATTGCTGCTTTTAATGTTCCATTAAATAAGTTATCAGTTATACCAAATGGTGTGAATCCTGTAAGTTTAGATCAAAAGGCGAATATAATTGAAGCAAGAAGTCGATATGCAGAACCTTGGGAAAATATTGTTTTATATGTTGGGAGAATGGTTTTTGAAAAAGGCGTACATATCTTAGTAGAATCTGCTCGCCAACTGCTATCAAGAAGATGGGATGTAAAATTCATCCTTGTGGGAGAAGGGCCATTAAGAGCAAATCTAACCAATTCTATAGAAAAAATTGGTCTCGGTAATAAGTTCTACTTTCCAGGTTTCCTTACAGACGAAGAAGTTAAGGTTCTTTATAATATCTGTGATATAGCTGTTTTTCCTAGCCTTTACGAGCCTTTCGGCATAGTTGCACTAGAAGCCATGTCTGCTGGGAAGACGGTGATAGCTTCGGATACAGGGGGTCTTTCAGATATCATAGTACACGGTTTCAATGGACTTAAAGTGTCTCCTAGCAGTTCTATAGACTTAGAAAAAGCAATTGATTATCTCCTAAATCACCCTAAGGAAAGAAGTAGAATGGGGCATAACGGTCTTAATACTGTATACGAGAAATTTTCATGGAAAAGTATAGCAAGGCATACAAAAAAAATTTATCAGCGGGTTCTTGAAGAATATAACAAAGGTAGTTGGAAACCGAACTAA
- a CDS encoding MTH1187 family thiamine-binding protein gives MSSLKIVVIADFSIIPLGLGVTSVGKQIAEAINAIKEVKGIRYKVTPMGTILEAEKIETILEAVKLAHEALFKKGVKRIESNLRIDDRRDKPRTMEEKIHRIKNYMSK, from the coding sequence ATGAGTTCGCTAAAAATTGTTGTAATTGCAGATTTCAGTATAATTCCCCTAGGATTAGGAGTTACAAGTGTAGGTAAGCAGATAGCTGAAGCCATAAATGCCATAAAGGAAGTAAAGGGCATAAGATACAAAGTAACTCCTATGGGAACAATACTTGAAGCCGAGAAAATAGAAACAATCTTAGAAGCTGTAAAATTAGCTCATGAAGCTCTTTTCAAAAAGGGAGTAAAAAGGATCGAATCCAATCTTCGAATAGATGATAGAAGAGATAAGCCAAGAACAATGGAAGAAAAGATACATCGTATAAAAAATTATATGAGTAAATAA